The Pandoraea apista genomic interval TTATTCCGCCCGTCGTTCAGCCTGCCACGCCGTCTCACTCGCCCGGCCCCGCAACCTCGCCGCCCCCTGCCGCCGGCACACCGGGTAGCTACGCTGTACCGACACTGCGGCGCCGCCTGCTCTCGATGGTCTACGAATCACTGCTGCTCTTCGGCGTGCTGTTTCTTGCCGGGTACCTTTTCAGCGCTCTGACCCAGCAGCGCAGCGGCCTGATGTACCGCCACGCGATGCAAACCTGGCTGTTTCTCGTTCTCGGCGCGTACTTCGTCTGGTTCTGGACCCATGGCGGCCAGACGTTGGCGATGAAGACGTGGAAAATCCGGCTGGTCGACGCGCAGGGCCAACCGGTGCGTGCCGGTCGCGCCATCCTGCGCTACGTGCTCGCCTGGTTGTGGGTGCTGCCGGCCATGGCGCTCGACTGGGCGCTCGGCTTCACGGGCTGGAGCAGTGTCGTATTGCTCGCGGGCTGGGTCGTACTCTGGGCCCTGGCCATGCGGGTCATGCCGGATCACCAGTTCGTTCACGACCGGCTCGCCGGCACGCGCCTCGTCAGCGTGCTCGGCAAATGAGCACGGCACCACCGGCCAGCCTCCGCGTGGTGCGCCCTTCGCGCCCGCATCTGATCTACGGGGGCATCGAAGTCGCGTTGTCCATCGTTGTCGCCATAGCGACCTGGGCCGCCTGGCACAGCCCCTGGACGACCGTTCTGTGGACATTGCTATGGCTGCCCGTCTCCCACGCCATCGGTCTGGCAGCCGGCTTCATCATGGCCGCGCACGGCGACCCAACCTCGGAACGGCGCACGCCGGCCGGCACGAATGTGGCGGTGTGGGCATACGAATGCGCAGCGTCAATCCTGTTGCTCGACCTCTATCAGCCCTGGCGCAGCGCCGCCCCGCTGGCTGCCCCCAATGGCCCGGCGCGCCCCGTCGCCGTACTGCTGCTGCATGGTTATGGCTGCAATCGCGCGTTCTGGCTGCGTTTTTCGCGTCATCTGGCAGACGCCGGCTATCACGCCGACGCCATTAACCTCGGCCCGATATTCGGCGACATCGACGACTATGCAGCCAACATAGCGAACGCCACACAAGCGCTTGCCGAGCGTACGCGGCTGCCTGTTGTCATCGTGGGTCACAGCATGGGCGGCCTTGCGGCGCGCGCCTGCCTGCAACGCTATCCGACCTTGCCCGTCGCTCACACCATCACGCTCGGCTCTCCGCATTTCGGCACCTTGCACGCACGCCACGGCATTGGCCAGAACGTTCGCCAGATGAGCGTTGGCAGCGAATGGCTCATGGCGCTTGCGAATCGTGAGACCGACGCGGAGCGCGCCCGCATCACGTCGATCTACACGTTCCACGACAACGTTGTCTATCCCGTTCGGACCTCGATACTGCCCGGTGCCCGCAACATTGCGCTGGACCGGCTCGGACACGTATCGCTGGCGACGCATCCGCGCGCCCGGGCACTCGTGCTCGAAACGCTCGAGCGTGTAGCGCAAGGCCTGCGGCATAACGTCTGACACGTCTGACACGTCTGCCGTCATCGCGTGGTCGCATTGCGCGGTACGCGACACATCCGCATAGGGCAAACGAGGCGGAGGCGGCGGAGGCACGCCCGCGGTGTCTCATTGCCGCGACGTCGCAAGACACTTTCGCGACACGAGCGTGACTGTCATCGTCCCTTCACGAAGTCATGGCGCAATGCACGCATGTTCAACGCGACGTGCGAGCCGCTATGACGACGATACCCACCTTCGAGTTGCCGATCTCCACACCTGCGGCTCGCGCCGGCCACTTCGCAGATACCCCGCCGGGCCGCCCCGCCGCCCCGCCCGCCAGCCCCCCCGCCTCACCGCCCTCCACGATCGATCTGCCGCCCGACACGCCCGATCCGCTCGATCCGCCCCCCGAAGGCATCACCCGCTACCGCACGATCTGGCTCTCCGACATTCACCTCGGCACGCAAGGCTGTCAGGCGGAATATTTGCTCGACTTCCTGCGTCACCACGAGTCGGACTATCTGTATCTGGTCGGCGACATCATTGACGGCTGGCATCTGCGCAAAGGCTGGCACTGGCCGCAGGCGCACAACGATGTCGTACAGAAGATGCTGCGCCGCGCACGCAAGGGCACGCAGGTGATTTACGTCCCCGGCAATCACGACGAGGCGGCACGTCAGTTCTGCGGGCTGGCGTTCGGTGACATCGCAGTGCGCGACGAGGCGTTTCACACCACGCTCACCGGCAAGCGCCTGTGGATTACGCACGGCGATCTGTTCGACGGCGTGATTCAGCACGCCAAATGGCTCGCCTACCTGGGTGACTCGCTCTACACGCTCACGCTGCTGCTCAACCGTTGGTTCAACCGTGTGCGCACGCGCTTCGGCTTCCCGTACTGGTCCTTGTCCCAATACCTGAAGCATCAGGTGAAAAACGCCGTGAACTTCATTTCCGCCTTTGAAAACGTGATGGCGGACGAAGCGCGTCGGCGTGGTTGCGACGGCGTTGTGTGCGGTCACATCCACAAGCCCGAGATTCGCGAGATCGACGGGCTGCTGTATTGCAACGACGGTGACTGGGTCGAGAGTCTCTCGGCGCTTGTCGAGACCACCGAAGGCGAGTTGCGCATCGTCCACTGGACGCAGAAGCGCAGCGTACGAGCCAGTGCACGGGCAACGCCGGTCAGTGCCTGAACCTATCCGGCGGGCGTCGCCCATGCCCGCCCATCCCGCGATCGCAGCCATTCTGGCGAAACCGGTTCGATAACCCTCCGCGCACGCACGGCAGAGCAGCGCCGTACGTGAGCCCCCCTCGCGCGCGGCTGCGCGTGTGTCACCGATGCGCACATGTGCGCGAAGGAGCGCCCGATGAAAATCATGATCGTCACCGACGCCTGGGATCCGCAGATCAATGGCGTGGTCCGCACGCTGAAGAACACACGCGCTCAGTTGGAAGCCGCCGGCCACCGTGTCGAGCTGCTCACGCCTCAGGAATTCCGCACGATCCCGTGCCCGACCTACCCGGAAATTCGCCTCGCGTTTTTTGCCGGCGGCCGTGTGTCGCGCCGCATCGAGGAATTCGGCCCGGATGCCCTGCACATCGCCACAGAAGGCCCGCTCGGCATGGCCGCGCGCAAATGGGCAATACGCAACGACTTCCCGTTCACCACTGCCTACCACACGCGCTTCCCCGAATATGTGCAGGCGCGCTTCGGCTTTCCGCTGAACACGACTTACCGTTTCCTGCGCTGGTTCCACAAGCCGTCGCGCGCGGTGATGGCACCGACCCCGGTGGTCAAGCGCGATCTCGAAGCGAACGGCTTCCAGAACGTGGTGCTGTGGACACGCGGCGTCGACCTCGACATCTTCCGTGTGCAGGAGGCACATGTGCTAAATTCAGCACATCCGATTTTCCTCTACGTAGGGCGCGTTGCCGTGGAGAAGAACATCGAAGCCTTCCTGAAGCTGGATCTGCCGGGCTCGAAGTGGGTCGCGGGCGAAGGGCCACAACTGGCCGAACTGCGCTCGCGCTACCCCGATGTGAATTATCTTGGCATGCTCTCCCAGCCCGAGCTGGCGAAGGTGTATGCGTCGGCCGACGTGTTCGTCTTCCCGAGCCGCACCGATACGTTCGGTCTGGTGCTGCTTGAGGCAATGGCCTGCGGCCTGCCGGTAGCGGCCTACCCGGTGACCGGCCCGATCGATGTGCTCGACGGCTGCCCCGAAGGCGACGCTGGCGCGCTGCGAGAGGATCTGCGCGAGGCCTGTCTCGATGCGCTCAAGGTTTCGCGAGCCAGTGCACGGGCCTGGGCCGAGCGGTTCTCGTGGCAGGCTGCCTCTGAAGAGTTCGTCTCTCATCTGCATCCGCGCAAGCCCGAGCCGTCGCTCGCCCACGCGATCTGACCCACTTCTAGCGCCCGTTGCGGCGAGGAACCTGACGCTTGTTCATCGATCACCCGCCGCCACGCGACAAACAACCGAATCCGTACAAGGGCAACCGGGGTGTCATGCGCGCCTGGCGCGCCCTCAAGTACTCCCTGTCCGGATTCAAGTTTGCCGTGTTCGAAGAGAGCGCTTTCCGGCAGGAACTGGCGCTCGCCGCCATCCTGCTGCCGGCAGCGATCTTCCTGCCCGTCAACGCTGTCGAGCGCGTACTGCTCATTGGCTCGGTCCTGCTCGTGCTCATCATCGAGTTGGTCAACTCAAGCATCGAAGCCGCCATCGACCGCATTTCGCTCGAACGGCACGAACTCTCCAAGCGTGCGAAGGATTTCGGCAGTGCGGCGGTCCTCGTCGCGCTCGGCCTCTGTCTGCTCACCTGGGCTTCGCTCGCCGGGCCCGTCATCGTCGATCTGATACGTACGGCGCTTTTCTGATATTGCCTTTTGTCCCCCTCCCATGTTTGGCAGTACGCGGCTGCCGGGTATAATCGTTCGCCGTATACCTGACATTCAACTGATAGACGCAAGCGGAGAACATCCTTCGCCGAGCTTGCCGCTAACCGGGGCCGACAGACATGGAAGCAAAGCCGCCACGCCGAACCCGCGAACGAATTCTTGAAGTGTCGCTACGACTCTTCAACGAAATCGGCGAACCGAACGTAACGACCACTACGATTGCCGAGGAGATGAAAATCAGCCCCGGCAATCTGTACTATCACTTCCGCAATAAAGACGACATCATCAACAGCATCTTCGCGCAGTTCGAGGAAGAGATCGAACGCCGTCTGCGGCTGCCAGATGACCACAAGCCGAAACTCGACGAAGTCGGAACGTATCTGGAATACATGTCCGAATTTCTGTGGCGCTTCCGTTTTCTTTATCGCGACCTGAACGATCTGCTGGCGCGTAACCGCACGCTCGAGACGCACTTCAAGCAGATCGTGGGCCATAAACGGCGTTTTGCACGCGAGATGTGCGAGTTGCTCGTGGCGGAAGGGGAAATGGAGATCACGCAGGAACAGATCGACGTGGTGACCACCAACATGGTGGTGCTTTCCACGTACTGGTTGTCCTATCAGTTCGTGATGAACCCGCGCAAATATAACGATCCCGAAGCGATCGGCGCAGGGCTCCATCAGGCGAGCTATCACATCCTCTCGCAAATGGCGCCCTATCTGAAGGGCAACGCGCGCCAGCTCTACGACCAAATGGCGCAGAAGTCAGCAGCATCCAAGGGAGCGCAGTAAAGCATGTCGTCGGACGTCAAATCCATTTGTATCTATTGCGGCGCTGCCACGGGCGTGCGCCCGGCGTATGCGGAGGCAGCGCGTGAGCTGGGCCGTCGCATGGCAGAAGCAGGCATTCGCCTTGTGTATGGCGGCGGCAAGGTCGGGCTGATGGGCATCATCGCCGACGCCGTGCTGGCACATGGCGGTCAGGTCGTCGGCATCATTCCGAAAGCGCTGATGGAAAAGGAAGTCGGCCACACCGGGCTGACGGAGTTGCATGTCGTCGAGAACATGCACCAGCGCAAGCAGATGATGGCCGATCTGTCGGACGCCTTCATCGCCATGCCCGGCGGCATCGGCACCTGCGAAGAGCTGTTCGAAGTCTTCACATGGCTCCAAATCGGCTATCACGCAAAGCCGATCGGTCTGCTCAACGTCGAGAAATACTACGACCCGCTGATGGTGTTTCTCCAGTCGATGGTGACGGAGCAGTTCCTCAAAGGGGCGCAGCTCGATCAATTGCAAGTGGCCGCGTCGCCCGAAGCGCTGCTCGAGACGATACGGCACTTCAAGCCCTCGCAAGTTGATCGCTGGGCGCACCAGCGCACGCAGATCTAAGTATGCCGGCATGATCGCTGCGCAGCACTGACCGCTGCGCAGTGGCAACGCCTCCCTCCTCCCCCTCCCCGCCTCCCACCGTTGCCGCCCGCCAGACAAGGGCGTCGCACACGACGCGCCGCCGCCTCGTCATTGAACTCCTGCCGAACGCGGCACTCAGACATTCTTTGCATGCGGGAATCTACCCCCGCACCCGCCTCGTGCCCGCCTGGGTCAATACTCTCCTCGACGAGCAACCTGCCCATGATGTTAAAGATACTTCGCCCGATGAGGCTACTGCGTTCACGCTGGCTGCGCCCGCATGCCGGCCTGCTGCTGCGTCGTAGTCTGTGGCAGCCCACGCCACGCGGCGTGGCCATTGGGCTGGCGTGCGGCGTTTTCTTCGGAATTCTGATTCCGTTCGGTCAAATGCTCGTGGCCATACTTGCGGCGGCGTTGCTGCGCGGAAACCTCTTCGTAGCCGCCGTGGGCACGCTGGTGACCAACCCGCTGACGGCGCCCTTCGTCTATCTGGGGGCGCACCGTCTGGGCCGCTGGATGTTCGATTGGTCGCCACAGGCCGACATCGAGGCGACGGTGGCCGCCGCCGCAAGGGCCGGTGAGAGCTTCTGGTCGCAACTGAGGAATTTCGATTTCGGCACCGCGACACTGCATCTCGTCGTGGGCCTCACCGCTTGCGCCGTCGTCGGCAGCGTACTCGCTTACGTGATCGGATACCTTACGATCCAATGGCGTCAGCGTCGCCGGGCGTAAACCTGAGCCCGGTCGGCCGCGCAATCGCCCCCGTCAAAACGACGACCCCGGTTCCTTCAGAAAGGCGATTTCCTCGGGCGTCGAGACACGTCCCAACGCAGCATTGCGATGCGGATAGCGTCCGAAACGCTCGATGATGACCGCGTGTTTGCGCGCGTAATCGAGGTTATCGATCATGCCCGACGTCTTCGCCAATTGCTCGTACAACGCCAGCGAGAGATGCTGACTTTCCAGCGACTCGTCGTGTTCGAACGGCAGATAGACGAACACACGATGCTGCGCGGTAGGCAGTCGCTGATCGTCCCCCGCCTCCACCAGTCGACGCGCCACGGCCAGCGCGCGCGCATCGCCCGCAAACGCTTTCGCCTGATGCCGGAACAGATTGCGGGAGAACTGATCGAGCACCACGATCAGCGCGCAGGCGCCGAGCGGTGTCTGCGTCCAGTCTTCCAGCGCTCCCGCGAGCGCCTGCGCATGCAGCGCACCAAAGCGGGTACGGATCTCTTCATCGAATGCCGCCGACTTACGAAACCACTCGACACGCGACATGCCGTACTCCGGAGAATCCGGGGTGCCGAACCAGAAGTCGAGCACATCTCGCCAGGGCTGCGTTTGCGGGGAGGTTTCTGCTGCCGAAGTTGCCATCGATTGTCCTGATGCGGGGTTGATCGCTAGGGAATGGCATGCATGATGCCAGACTCAGGCGAATGCCAACACCACCCGGCGCGTGCGCGACGTCTTCTTCTCGATCTTGGCCACGCGCAACGCACCGATCTCCGACGTATTGGCCACATGCGTGCCGCCGCACGGTTGCAGATCAATCCCTTCGATGCGCACCAGACGCACCCGTCCCAGCCCCACGGGCGGCTTCACGCTCATCGTGCGCACCAGTTCCGGACGCGCCGCCATTTCCTCGTCGCTGATACTGTCGATAGCCACCGGCCGTGCCGCCGCCACCAGCGCCGCCAACCCGGCTTCGACCGTCTCGCGCTCAATCGGCTCGTTCGTGACGAAGTCGAGCCGCGCG includes:
- a CDS encoding DUF2062 domain-containing protein → MRLLRSRWLRPHAGLLLRRSLWQPTPRGVAIGLACGVFFGILIPFGQMLVAILAAALLRGNLFVAAVGTLVTNPLTAPFVYLGAHRLGRWMFDWSPQADIEATVAAAARAGESFWSQLRNFDFGTATLHLVVGLTACAVVGSVLAYVIGYLTIQWRQRRRA
- a CDS encoding esterase/lipase family protein; protein product: MSTAPPASLRVVRPSRPHLIYGGIEVALSIVVAIATWAAWHSPWTTVLWTLLWLPVSHAIGLAAGFIMAAHGDPTSERRTPAGTNVAVWAYECAASILLLDLYQPWRSAAPLAAPNGPARPVAVLLLHGYGCNRAFWLRFSRHLADAGYHADAINLGPIFGDIDDYAANIANATQALAERTRLPVVIVGHSMGGLAARACLQRYPTLPVAHTITLGSPHFGTLHARHGIGQNVRQMSVGSEWLMALANRETDAERARITSIYTFHDNVVYPVRTSILPGARNIALDRLGHVSLATHPRARALVLETLERVAQGLRHNV
- a CDS encoding diacylglycerol kinase, with protein sequence MFIDHPPPRDKQPNPYKGNRGVMRAWRALKYSLSGFKFAVFEESAFRQELALAAILLPAAIFLPVNAVERVLLIGSVLLVLIIELVNSSIEAAIDRISLERHELSKRAKDFGSAAVLVALGLCLLTWASLAGPVIVDLIRTALF
- a CDS encoding glycosyltransferase family 4 protein — protein: MKIMIVTDAWDPQINGVVRTLKNTRAQLEAAGHRVELLTPQEFRTIPCPTYPEIRLAFFAGGRVSRRIEEFGPDALHIATEGPLGMAARKWAIRNDFPFTTAYHTRFPEYVQARFGFPLNTTYRFLRWFHKPSRAVMAPTPVVKRDLEANGFQNVVLWTRGVDLDIFRVQEAHVLNSAHPIFLYVGRVAVEKNIEAFLKLDLPGSKWVAGEGPQLAELRSRYPDVNYLGMLSQPELAKVYASADVFVFPSRTDTFGLVLLEAMACGLPVAAYPVTGPIDVLDGCPEGDAGALREDLREACLDALKVSRASARAWAERFSWQAASEEFVSHLHPRKPEPSLAHAI
- a CDS encoding UDP-2,3-diacylglucosamine diphosphatase; its protein translation is MSTPAARAGHFADTPPGRPAAPPASPPASPPSTIDLPPDTPDPLDPPPEGITRYRTIWLSDIHLGTQGCQAEYLLDFLRHHESDYLYLVGDIIDGWHLRKGWHWPQAHNDVVQKMLRRARKGTQVIYVPGNHDEAARQFCGLAFGDIAVRDEAFHTTLTGKRLWITHGDLFDGVIQHAKWLAYLGDSLYTLTLLLNRWFNRVRTRFGFPYWSLSQYLKHQVKNAVNFISAFENVMADEARRRGCDGVVCGHIHKPEIREIDGLLYCNDGDWVESLSALVETTEGELRIVHWTQKRSVRASARATPVSA
- a CDS encoding RDD family protein gives rise to the protein MVYESLLLFGVLFLAGYLFSALTQQRSGLMYRHAMQTWLFLVLGAYFVWFWTHGGQTLAMKTWKIRLVDAQGQPVRAGRAILRYVLAWLWVLPAMALDWALGFTGWSSVVLLAGWVVLWALAMRVMPDHQFVHDRLAGTRLVSVLGK
- a CDS encoding TIGR00730 family Rossman fold protein, coding for MSSDVKSICIYCGAATGVRPAYAEAARELGRRMAEAGIRLVYGGGKVGLMGIIADAVLAHGGQVVGIIPKALMEKEVGHTGLTELHVVENMHQRKQMMADLSDAFIAMPGGIGTCEELFEVFTWLQIGYHAKPIGLLNVEKYYDPLMVFLQSMVTEQFLKGAQLDQLQVAASPEALLETIRHFKPSQVDRWAHQRTQI
- a CDS encoding DUF924 family protein, yielding MATSAAETSPQTQPWRDVLDFWFGTPDSPEYGMSRVEWFRKSAAFDEEIRTRFGALHAQALAGALEDWTQTPLGACALIVVLDQFSRNLFRHQAKAFAGDARALAVARRLVEAGDDQRLPTAQHRVFVYLPFEHDESLESQHLSLALYEQLAKTSGMIDNLDYARKHAVIIERFGRYPHRNAALGRVSTPEEIAFLKEPGSSF
- a CDS encoding TetR/AcrR family transcriptional regulator, whose translation is MEAKPPRRTRERILEVSLRLFNEIGEPNVTTTTIAEEMKISPGNLYYHFRNKDDIINSIFAQFEEEIERRLRLPDDHKPKLDEVGTYLEYMSEFLWRFRFLYRDLNDLLARNRTLETHFKQIVGHKRRFAREMCELLVAEGEMEITQEQIDVVTTNMVVLSTYWLSYQFVMNPRKYNDPEAIGAGLHQASYHILSQMAPYLKGNARQLYDQMAQKSAASKGAQ